One Thomasclavelia spiroformis DSM 1552 DNA window includes the following coding sequences:
- the agaF gene encoding PTS galactosamine/N-acetylgalactosamine transporter subunit IIA: protein MLGLIVTGHGNFASGLQSSLRLIAGDKENMCFVDFEEKDSVEDLTAKLSTAIDSLSNADGILFLCDLTGGSPFKTSVELSVKDDKPMEVIGGANLPMIIELSMAKDFIDSLETLTNMGLSTGKDSIVKFTFTAHKEEAEDEDGI from the coding sequence ATGTTAGGATTAATTGTAACTGGACATGGAAACTTTGCAAGTGGCTTACAATCTTCATTAAGATTGATTGCTGGGGACAAAGAAAATATGTGCTTTGTTGATTTTGAAGAAAAAGATAGCGTTGAAGATTTAACAGCTAAATTATCTACAGCTATCGATTCTTTATCAAATGCAGATGGAATTTTATTCTTATGTGACTTAACTGGCGGTTCACCATTTAAGACTTCTGTAGAATTGTCTGTAAAAGATGATAAACCAATGGAAGTTATTGGTGGTGCAAATTTACCAATGATTATTGAATTATCAATGGCAAAAGATTTTATTGACTCATTGGAAACATTAACAAATATGGGACTTTCTACTGGTAAAGACAGCATTGTTAAATTCACTTTTACTGCTCATAAAGAAGAAGCAGAAGATGAGGATGGAATTTAA
- a CDS encoding PTS mannose/fructose/sorbose/N-acetylgalactosamine transporter subunit IIC — protein MDVNIIQALLVFIVAFIMGIDQFSFLESLYQPIVTCPIIGAILGDFQLGVVVGGAYQLIQIGSMPIGGAQPPNAILGGIMATVFAVSLNMEATADGVGAAMGLAIPFAVFGQYAVTLTFTIASGFMAKADECAANADVKGIRNINLLEMAILGTLFGILAVAGLYGGTALGDVLKEFSYDYSWVMAGLDAAGGAMKFVGFAILMKVMMSGEMWGFLLAGFAMSVICSANPSTSGATLLLCAFVGAAIAIYDFLIHTKIKSNVGTNTGGESDGI, from the coding sequence ATGGATGTAAACATTATCCAAGCGTTATTGGTTTTTATCGTTGCATTTATTATGGGTATTGACCAATTCAGTTTCTTGGAATCATTGTATCAACCAATTGTGACTTGTCCTATCATTGGAGCAATCCTAGGTGATTTCCAATTAGGTGTTGTAGTTGGTGGGGCATACCAATTAATTCAAATTGGTAGTATGCCAATCGGTGGTGCTCAACCACCAAATGCTATCTTAGGTGGAATTATGGCAACAGTTTTCGCAGTTTCTTTAAATATGGAAGCAACTGCTGACGGTGTAGGTGCAGCAATGGGGTTAGCTATTCCATTTGCAGTATTTGGACAATATGCTGTAACTTTAACATTTACAATTGCATCAGGATTTATGGCTAAAGCTGATGAATGTGCAGCTAATGCTGATGTAAAAGGTATTCGTAACATTAACTTACTTGAAATGGCTATTTTAGGTACATTATTCGGTATTTTAGCAGTTGCTGGTTTATATGGTGGAACTGCTTTAGGAGATGTTTTAAAAGAATTCTCTTATGATTATTCATGGGTAATGGCTGGATTAGATGCAGCTGGTGGAGCTATGAAATTCGTAGGATTCGCTATCTTGATGAAAGTTATGATGTCAGGAGAAATGTGGGGATTCTTACTTGCAGGTTTCGCTATGTCAGTAATTTGTAGTGCAAATCCATCAACTTCTGGTGCAACATTGTTATTATGTGCTTTTGTTGGTGCAGCAATCGCTATTTACGATTTCTTAATTCATACAAAAATTAAATCAAATGTAGGTACAAATACAGGAGGTGAGTCTGATGGCATATAA
- the yajC gene encoding preprotein translocase subunit YajC, whose amino-acid sequence MNWEVILWTCITVGVLLAATGIIIMIISARNMKKRRQEVSDVHTALKVGSKILFAGGLYGRVMKINNDETIDVEISKGVIVKASRYSIQNIEKK is encoded by the coding sequence ATGAATTGGGAAGTCATTTTATGGACTTGTATCACTGTAGGTGTTTTACTTGCTGCAACTGGAATTATAATTATGATAATTTCAGCTCGCAACATGAAAAAACGTCGTCAAGAAGTAAGTGATGTTCATACTGCATTAAAAGTTGGAAGTAAAATACTTTTTGCAGGTGGTTTATATGGTCGTGTTATGAAAATAAATAACGATGAGACAATTGATGTAGAAATTAGTAAAGGTGTTATAGTAAAAGCATCTAGATATAGTATACAAAACATTGAAAAGAAATAA
- the nagA gene encoding N-acetylglucosamine-6-phosphate deacetylase — MIIQSKKIWLADQFVAGQIEIVDGKIVGIYDYDEKEVDKDYGDNRVLPGFIDIHCHGAYGFDTNDAKEDGLRYWLRNIVNEGVTALLPTTITQSEEVLTNAVANVAKVVEKGYEGAEVLGIHFEGPYLDMVYKGAQPEQHIVKPTIEQFKKYQKAANGLIKYITMATETDEDFALTRYCAENGVVVSIGHSAATYEQAVRAYAYGARSMTHVYNGMTAFNHRANGLVGGAYRIRNMYGEIICDGNHSTLAALNNYFTSKGPNYSIMVSDALMAKGSPVGSKFIFGGNEIEIYPDGSAHLTSTGGLAGSTLKLNQGLKILIEEALVPVNTAINSCTINPARCLKVDDHKGAIGVGYDGDLVVLDRDYEVIQTYCKGKEMIDGTK, encoded by the coding sequence ATGATTATTCAAAGTAAAAAAATTTGGTTAGCAGATCAATTTGTTGCAGGACAAATTGAAATTGTTGATGGTAAAATTGTTGGAATTTATGATTATGATGAAAAAGAAGTAGATAAAGATTATGGTGATAATAGAGTATTACCAGGATTTATTGATATTCATTGTCACGGAGCTTATGGTTTTGATACAAATGATGCTAAAGAAGATGGTTTAAGATATTGGCTTAGAAATATTGTTAATGAAGGGGTTACTGCATTACTTCCTACAACAATTACTCAAAGTGAGGAAGTATTAACTAATGCAGTAGCAAATGTTGCTAAAGTTGTAGAAAAAGGATATGAAGGTGCAGAAGTACTAGGTATTCACTTTGAAGGTCCATATCTTGATATGGTATATAAAGGAGCGCAACCAGAACAACATATTGTTAAACCTACAATTGAACAATTCAAAAAATATCAAAAAGCAGCTAATGGTTTAATTAAATATATTACTATGGCTACTGAAACAGATGAAGATTTTGCACTTACTAGATATTGTGCGGAAAATGGAGTAGTTGTAAGTATTGGACATTCAGCTGCTACTTATGAACAAGCAGTTAGGGCATATGCTTATGGAGCACGTTCAATGACACATGTTTATAATGGAATGACTGCATTTAATCATCGTGCTAACGGATTAGTAGGTGGTGCATATAGAATCAGAAATATGTATGGTGAAATTATTTGTGATGGAAATCACTCTACATTAGCAGCGCTAAACAATTATTTCACTTCTAAAGGACCAAACTATAGTATTATGGTATCTGATGCATTAATGGCAAAGGGATCACCAGTTGGCTCTAAATTTATTTTTGGTGGAAATGAAATTGAAATTTATCCTGATGGAAGTGCACATTTAACTAGTACAGGTGGTTTAGCTGGTTCTACATTAAAATTAAATCAAGGTTTGAAAATTTTAATTGAAGAGGCTTTGGTTCCAGTAAATACAGCAATTAATTCATGTACAATTAATCCAGCAAGATGTTTAAAAGTTGATGATCATAAAGGTGCAATCGGTGTTGGATATGATGGAGATTTAGTTGTTTTAGATAGAGATTACGAAGTAATTCAAACATATTGTAAAGGAAAAGAAATGATTGATGGCACAAAATAA
- the fba gene encoding class II fructose-1,6-bisphosphate aldolase, which produces MPLVTTKEILLDAQKNKYAIGAFNVENMEMVMAVVAAAEELKSPVIMQTTPSTVKYASLEYFYANAKVAAQNASVPVAIHLDHGNSFELAMQALRVGYTSIMIDGSHESFEDNIKLTKAVVDACNPSKVSVEAELGKVGGKEDDLDGGDGGYTDPLEAKEFVERTGVGSLAVAIGTAHGVYKGEPKLDLDRLSEIKEVVSVPLVLHGTSGVPDETVSECVKRGICKVNYATDLRIAFSKGVKEYLDKNPDAIDPKKYCSVGREEVKKYVMSKMHVVGSVNKA; this is translated from the coding sequence ATGCCATTAGTTACAACAAAAGAGATTTTATTAGATGCACAAAAAAACAAATATGCAATTGGAGCATTCAATGTCGAAAACATGGAAATGGTTATGGCTGTAGTAGCTGCAGCTGAAGAATTGAAATCTCCAGTAATTATGCAAACTACACCTTCAACTGTAAAATATGCAAGTTTAGAGTATTTTTATGCAAATGCAAAAGTAGCTGCGCAGAATGCAAGTGTTCCTGTTGCAATTCATTTAGATCATGGAAATAGTTTTGAACTTGCAATGCAAGCATTAAGAGTAGGTTATACATCTATTATGATTGATGGATCACATGAATCATTTGAAGATAACATTAAATTAACAAAAGCGGTAGTTGATGCTTGTAATCCTTCAAAAGTTAGCGTTGAAGCCGAATTAGGAAAAGTTGGCGGAAAAGAAGATGATTTAGATGGTGGAGATGGAGGATATACAGATCCATTAGAAGCAAAAGAATTTGTAGAAAGAACAGGAGTTGGTTCTTTAGCTGTTGCTATTGGAACAGCTCATGGGGTTTACAAAGGAGAACCTAAGTTAGATTTAGATCGTCTTAGTGAAATCAAAGAAGTTGTTTCAGTTCCATTAGTATTACATGGTACTTCTGGTGTTCCGGATGAAACGGTAAGTGAGTGTGTAAAACGTGGTATTTGTAAAGTTAATTATGCAACTGATTTGAGAATTGCTTTTTCAAAAGGAGTAAAAGAATATTTAGATAAAAATCCTGATGCTATTGATCCAAAAAAATATTGCAGTGTTGGACGTGAAGAGGTTAAAAAATATGTAATGTCTAAAATGCATGTTGTTGGAAGTGTAAATAAAGCATAG
- a CDS encoding class II D-tagatose-bisphosphate aldolase, non-catalytic subunit — protein MNNNPLKKLVTLQKEGKAVGIYSACSANKYVIEATLKRGKQDNSCVLIESTANQCDQNGGYTGMTPLDFKNFVLEIADKVGFDKNKLFLGGDHLGPLTWTHLNEKEAMENATELIKHYVGAGFTKIHIDTSMKVNDDDPDTRLSDETIAKRGAYLAKVAQDTYAELLKKDPEAIAPIYIVGSEVPIPGGAVGSEDNGVEVTKVEDFKATVATFEKAFLDNDLKDAWGNVIAVVVQPGVEEKDSGCTEYDREKAKELMASIKEYPNLIFEGHSTDYQTKIKLKELVEDGVGILKVGPGLTFAMREALFALAHIEEELLYGRDVKTSNLIETLDKAMLNDDKYWKKHYQGTDLEIRLKRKYSFSDRCRYYMPLPEVNDAINTLIDNLNTYGIPLNLLSQFMPIQYTKVREGKLDNNPEALIIDRIINTIDEYLYATNQSELY, from the coding sequence ATGAATAATAATCCATTAAAAAAACTCGTAACTCTTCAAAAAGAAGGTAAAGCAGTAGGTATTTATTCAGCATGTAGTGCTAATAAATATGTAATTGAGGCAACATTAAAACGTGGTAAACAAGATAATTCTTGTGTTTTAATTGAAAGTACTGCAAATCAATGTGATCAAAATGGTGGTTATACAGGTATGACACCATTAGATTTTAAAAACTTTGTATTAGAAATTGCTGATAAAGTTGGTTTTGACAAAAATAAGTTATTTTTAGGGGGAGATCACTTAGGACCTCTTACTTGGACTCATCTTAATGAAAAAGAAGCAATGGAAAATGCAACAGAATTAATTAAACATTATGTAGGAGCTGGTTTTACAAAAATTCATATTGATACAAGTATGAAAGTAAACGATGATGATCCAGATACTCGTTTAAGCGATGAAACTATCGCTAAACGTGGTGCTTATTTAGCAAAAGTTGCGCAAGATACTTATGCTGAATTATTAAAAAAAGATCCAGAAGCAATTGCTCCAATTTATATTGTTGGTAGTGAAGTACCAATTCCTGGAGGAGCTGTTGGTAGTGAGGATAATGGTGTTGAAGTAACTAAAGTTGAAGATTTTAAGGCAACTGTTGCAACATTTGAAAAAGCATTTTTAGATAATGATTTAAAAGATGCTTGGGGTAATGTTATTGCTGTTGTAGTACAACCTGGTGTAGAAGAAAAAGATTCTGGATGTACTGAATATGATCGTGAAAAAGCTAAAGAATTAATGGCTTCTATTAAAGAATATCCTAATTTAATCTTTGAAGGTCACTCTACTGATTATCAAACAAAAATTAAATTAAAAGAATTAGTAGAAGATGGTGTTGGTATTTTAAAAGTAGGTCCAGGCTTAACTTTCGCAATGCGTGAAGCTTTATTTGCATTAGCTCATATCGAAGAAGAATTATTATATGGTAGAGATGTTAAAACTAGTAATCTAATTGAAACATTAGATAAAGCAATGTTAAATGATGATAAATATTGGAAAAAACATTATCAAGGAACTGATTTAGAAATTCGTTTAAAACGTAAATATTCTTTCTCAGATAGATGCCGTTATTACATGCCATTACCAGAAGTAAATGATGCAATTAATACATTAATTGATAATTTAAATACATATGGTATACCTTTAAATCTTTTAAGTCAATTTATGCCTATTCAATATACAAAGGTACGTGAAGGTAAACTTGATAATAATCCAGAAGCATTAATTATTGATCGTATCATTAATACTATTGATGAATATTTGTATGCAACAAATCAAAGTGAATTGTATTAA
- a CDS encoding PTS system mannose/fructose/sorbose family transporter subunit IID: MAYNIPEKYQDLTPAPTLDKKTLNKMVWMSCFLQASFNYERMQACGWLWGMLPGLQKIHTNKEDLKASMAHNLDFLNTHPFLVTFVMGIVLSLEQNKADTSTIRSVRISAAGPLGGIGDALFWLTLVPITAGLTANIAMDGSFIGAILFLLIFNVFQFVIRWWLMHWSYGLGTKAVTMLTSNAKEFTRAASILGIFVVGGLIANYGNTTLRLYVGDPAINIQGLLDGILPKLLPLLITLGLYALIKKGWTPVKCILLILVVGIVGCAFGIFTGDSKAMDAEGNTIPGGYTPLVEWYEYPTETAE, from the coding sequence ATGGCATATAATATCCCTGAAAAATATCAAGATTTAACACCAGCTCCTACGTTGGATAAAAAGACTCTAAACAAAATGGTTTGGATGTCATGTTTCTTACAAGCATCATTCAACTATGAAAGAATGCAAGCATGTGGTTGGTTATGGGGAATGTTACCTGGTCTTCAAAAAATTCATACAAATAAAGAAGATTTAAAGGCGTCAATGGCTCATAACTTAGACTTCTTAAATACTCACCCATTCTTAGTAACATTTGTTATGGGGATTGTACTATCACTTGAACAAAATAAAGCTGATACAAGCACAATTCGTTCAGTACGTATTTCTGCAGCTGGTCCATTAGGTGGTATCGGTGATGCATTATTCTGGTTAACTTTAGTACCAATCACTGCAGGGTTAACTGCTAATATTGCAATGGATGGTTCATTCATTGGAGCAATTTTATTCTTATTAATTTTCAACGTATTCCAATTTGTAATTCGTTGGTGGTTAATGCACTGGTCTTATGGATTAGGAACAAAAGCAGTTACTATGCTTACTTCTAATGCAAAAGAATTTACTCGTGCAGCAAGTATATTAGGTATTTTCGTTGTTGGTGGTTTAATTGCTAACTATGGTAATACAACTTTACGTTTATATGTAGGAGATCCTGCAATCAATATTCAAGGATTATTAGATGGTATTTTACCAAAATTATTACCATTATTAATTACATTAGGTCTTTATGCTTTAATTAAAAAAGGATGGACTCCAGTTAAATGTATCTTATTAATTCTTGTTGTTGGTATTGTTGGATGTGCATTCGGTATCTTTACTGGTGATTCTAAAGCTATGGATGCTGAAGGTAATACTATTCCTGGAGGATATACTCCACTTGTTGAATGGTATGAATATCCTACTGAAACAGCAGAATAA
- a CDS encoding SIS domain-containing protein, with protein MTKTIFDINEAQMSETKSTYTLTEIYQQPVTWKKTCQQIAELKDELKAFINQVTAQDDYDIILTGAGTSEFVGNTLFSYLNKKLNYKVKSYGTTDLVATPENYLSRTKPTLLISFGRSGNSPESIGAIDVAEEVCDNLYHLFVTCNKDGALSKRANNNDHCFAINLTDETHDQSFAMTSSFSNMYLATYLCFNLDNLDEAISDVEKIIAAGQNFLDNQYSIAKEIVDSYDFKRIVYLGSNALKGISQESALKMLELTAGEVVTMYDTPLGFRHGPKSIVDDDTLTVIYISDNAYSRQYEVDLIKEMSGQRKGNKIVAVMNGKCDEIKELVDYVVEFDIDGKFDNILLGFDYIILAQTVAVLKSLAMGKTPDNPCPTGEVNRVVKGVTLYPYSKGE; from the coding sequence ATGACAAAAACTATTTTTGATATTAATGAAGCTCAAATGAGTGAAACAAAGAGTACATATACTCTAACTGAAATTTATCAACAACCTGTTACATGGAAAAAAACTTGTCAACAAATTGCTGAATTAAAAGATGAATTAAAAGCATTTATTAATCAAGTAACTGCCCAAGATGATTACGATATCATTTTAACTGGAGCTGGAACAAGTGAATTTGTAGGAAATACATTATTTTCTTATTTAAACAAAAAATTAAATTATAAAGTAAAATCATACGGAACAACTGATTTAGTTGCAACACCTGAAAATTATTTATCAAGAACTAAACCAACATTATTAATTAGTTTTGGTAGATCAGGTAATTCTCCAGAATCTATCGGTGCTATTGATGTTGCTGAAGAAGTTTGTGACAATTTATATCATTTATTTGTAACATGCAATAAAGATGGTGCTTTATCAAAAAGAGCAAACAACAATGATCATTGTTTTGCAATCAATTTAACAGATGAAACTCATGACCAATCATTTGCAATGACTTCAAGTTTTTCTAATATGTATTTGGCAACATATTTATGCTTTAACTTAGATAACCTTGATGAAGCTATTAGTGATGTAGAAAAAATTATTGCTGCTGGACAAAATTTCTTAGACAATCAATATAGTATTGCTAAAGAAATTGTTGATAGCTATGATTTCAAACGTATTGTATATTTAGGAAGCAATGCGTTGAAAGGAATTTCTCAAGAATCAGCATTAAAAATGTTAGAATTAACAGCTGGTGAAGTTGTAACAATGTATGATACTCCTTTAGGATTTAGACATGGACCTAAATCAATTGTTGATGACGATACATTAACAGTAATTTATATCAGCGATAATGCATATTCTCGTCAATATGAAGTTGATCTAATCAAAGAAATGAGCGGTCAAAGAAAAGGTAATAAAATCGTTGCTGTAATGAATGGAAAATGTGATGAAATTAAAGAATTAGTTGATTATGTTGTAGAATTTGACATTGACGGAAAATTTGATAATATATTACTTGGTTTTGATTACATCATCTTAGCTCAAACTGTTGCTGTATTAAAATCATTAGCAATGGGTAAAACACCTGATAACCCTTGTCCAACTGGAGAAGTAAATCGTGTTGTAAAAGGTGTAACATTATACCCATATAGTAAAGGAGAATAG
- a CDS encoding HAD family hydrolase, with the protein MKFKGVIFDFNGTLFYDTPFHNTAWQRMVKELTGSDLDDDLRVKMHGKNNRDILHCINKNISDEDIISYSKRKEAIYRDICLENPDKLHLVNGAIELFNYLKEHNIPFTIASASIKENIDFFVKTFNLNRWFDLNKIVYDDGSHNNKISMFNKAAKLIDVDINECIIFEDSKSGIGFAKEVSAGMVVGIGNNFNDLISYGADCCINDFTEFECEKYL; encoded by the coding sequence ATGAAATTTAAAGGAGTAATTTTTGATTTTAATGGAACCTTGTTTTATGATACGCCATTTCATAATACTGCATGGCAAAGAATGGTTAAAGAGTTAACAGGTAGTGATTTAGACGATGATTTGCGAGTTAAGATGCATGGAAAAAATAATCGAGATATTTTACACTGTATTAATAAAAACATTAGTGACGAAGATATTATTAGCTATTCTAAGCGTAAAGAAGCAATATATAGAGATATTTGTTTAGAAAATCCAGATAAACTACATTTAGTAAATGGTGCAATCGAGCTATTTAATTATTTAAAAGAGCATAATATTCCTTTTACAATTGCAAGTGCTTCAATAAAAGAAAATATTGATTTTTTTGTAAAGACCTTTAATTTAAATAGGTGGTTTGATCTTAATAAAATTGTTTATGATGATGGAAGTCATAATAATAAAATAAGTATGTTTAATAAAGCTGCAAAATTAATTGATGTTGATATCAATGAGTGTATTATTTTTGAAGATAGTAAATCTGGAATAGGTTTTGCTAAAGAAGTTAGTGCAGGAATGGTAGTTGGGATAGGAAATAATTTTAATGATTTAATTAGCTATGGAGCTGATTGTTGTATTAATGATTTTACTGAATTTGAATGTGAAAAGTATTTGTAA
- the agaV gene encoding PTS N-acetylgalactosamine transporter subunit IIB: MPNIVLTRIDERLIHGQVATQWSGVVGANLLLVANDKVATDTFRQGLMDMAAPSYAQTRYWTIEKTINTIHKAADRQMIFIICDNPHDVLKLVEGGVPIKKVNIGNMHMAEGKRQVATSVAVNDEDVAAFKKLMDLGVELEIKRVPDTPAESIDKLFK, from the coding sequence ATGCCTAATATAGTTCTAACAAGAATCGATGAACGTTTGATTCATGGTCAAGTAGCCACTCAATGGTCTGGGGTTGTTGGTGCAAATTTATTATTAGTTGCCAACGATAAAGTTGCAACTGACACTTTTAGACAAGGGTTAATGGACATGGCAGCACCAAGTTATGCTCAAACACGCTATTGGACAATTGAAAAAACAATCAATACGATTCATAAGGCAGCTGATCGCCAAATGATTTTTATCATTTGTGATAACCCTCATGACGTTTTAAAATTAGTTGAAGGTGGAGTACCAATCAAAAAAGTAAATATTGGTAATATGCACATGGCTGAAGGTAAACGTCAAGTAGCTACATCTGTTGCGGTAAATGATGAAGATGTAGCAGCCTTTAAAAAGTTGATGGATTTAGGAGTGGAATTGGAAATTAAACGTGTTCCAGACACACCTGCAGAAAGCATCGACAAATTATTTAAATAG
- a CDS encoding QueT transporter family protein encodes MKKNISARMIVINAMVAGIYAILTLAISPIAYSQIQFRLSEIIVFLAFYNKNYIPGLTIGCVIANMFSPFGMLDIIFGTISTILVCLAMYKVNNKYLAAFIGAIITGIIIGGELWYTYQIPYLINALYVATGELFVLIIGSLIFNILEHNERFINLFMK; translated from the coding sequence ATGAAAAAAAATATTTCAGCAAGAATGATTGTTATTAATGCTATGGTCGCGGGAATATATGCCATACTTACATTAGCAATCTCACCTATTGCATATTCACAAATTCAATTTAGGTTATCTGAAATTATTGTTTTCTTAGCCTTCTACAATAAAAATTACATACCTGGATTAACTATCGGATGTGTTATTGCTAATATGTTTTCACCATTTGGAATGTTAGACATTATATTTGGAACAATTAGTACAATACTTGTATGTTTGGCTATGTATAAAGTAAATAATAAATATTTAGCAGCATTTATTGGCGCAATAATTACAGGCATAATAATAGGTGGAGAATTATGGTATACTTACCAAATACCTTATCTAATTAATGCATTGTATGTTGCTACCGGTGAGTTATTTGTATTAATAATTGGTTCTTTAATATTTAATATATTAGAACATAATGAACGGTTTATCAATTTATTTATGAAATAA